In the genome of Fusarium poae strain DAOMC 252244 chromosome 1, whole genome shotgun sequence, the window ACAACAACAGCTGTCTTTGATGGAGAAGGAACCACTACTAATGACAAAGTCAACGATAACCTATTCTTCAGTTGCTGTTGCGCTCAACAAGGTCAGTGGACTTGGCACCAAGTCTGTGACTGTGCCACCGGTACATATTCTTGCAACAACACGTGTGTTGTTCAGGCTCTGAGGGAAGAGAACAGATATTATGGCGCGGCCCGCGAACTGTATTCCAATGTCACGGAGCTTTATCCTGATGCTCAGGTCTGGCTCACGGGCCATTCGCTCGGTGGTGCCGTGACTTCGATGCTGGGCATGACATACGGCTTGCCTGTCGTTACCTTTGAGGCTGTCCCAGAAGCTCTCCCAGCTTCCAGACTTGGCCTACCAGTCCCTCCTGGCGCCAGTGCTGACTACCCTCAAATGCGTGAGAACACAGGCACCTTCCACTTTGGCCACACCGCAGACCCAGTATACATCGGAACCTGCAATGGTGCAACGGCTTCATGCACGTATGGTGGTTATGCTATGGAGAGTGCTTGCCATGCCGGTTACGAGTGTGTCTACGACGTTGTCGCGGACAAAGGGTGGAGAGTCGGCATTGGTACACATCGCATTCGCTCGGTCATAGATGACGTTATTAAGAAGTACGATGGTGTCCCAGAGTGCAAACGGACCCCCGAGTGTCGCGACTGTGCCCAGTGGAAGATGTACGAGAGCAATGGGACTGAGACTACCacaacatcttcatcctcgacTACCAGTACGACACGCACTCGAACCCGTACATCGACCTGTGAAACGCCTGGCTGGTGGGGCTGTCTCGACAAGACCACGCCGGTGACAACGACGACATCAACCACATCATCTTCTACGTCTACATGCAAGACCCCTGGATGGTTCGGTTGCAAAGATAAAACGACGGCAGAGAGCAGCACTACCACAACCACCGAGGCTTCTACCACAACAACTTGCGAAACTCCTGGCAGGTTCTGGGGATGCCGCGACGAGGTAGAGGCAACGACAACTGCTGAGCCTGGTCAAGTAACTGAGGTACCTGTTACTGCTGCACCTACAGGTACAACGGATGATAGTTTGAACACGGCCTTGCCAGAGACTCAGAGATGCCTCGCTCGTAACTGGTT includes:
- the ATG15 gene encoding putative lipase atg15 (SECRETED:SignalP(1-36)~BUSCO:21850at5125); its protein translation is MTTNRRSRLPGYRCASTARVTATLLLSFLAFSPSSASSDFSDRLHDDIILPPGPLLPSAPEIPEPAEHTFSLRHIYHHGTHLHPSLHRKRDVIHDQSRVYLAAEDDFGEYDILRLKAKSRPEAIQRLADRRPSVIDPMVAESRQRGYAAVLDASAWTLDQVSSPDIKDKDTVLTLALMTANAYVEHDTDADWEDVGERWNRSADFGWESDGLRGHVFVDDTNSTIVIGLKGTTTAVFDGEGTTTNDKVNDNLFFSCCCAQQGQWTWHQVCDCATGTYSCNNTCVVQALREENRYYGAARELYSNVTELYPDAQVWLTGHSLGGAVTSMLGMTYGLPVVTFEAVPEALPASRLGLPVPPGASADYPQMRENTGTFHFGHTADPVYIGTCNGATASCTYGGYAMESACHAGYECVYDVVADKGWRVGIGTHRIRSVIDDVIKKYDGVPECKRTPECRDCAQWKMYESNGTETTTTSSSSTTSTTRTRTRTSTCETPGWWGCLDKTTPVTTTTSTTSSSTSTCKTPGWFGCKDKTTAESSTTTTTEASTTTTCETPGRFWGCRDEVEATTTAEPGQVTEVPVTAAPTGTTDDSLNTALPETQRCLARNWFGICKEWAIEDLEFATDEM